In a single window of the Synergistaceae bacterium genome:
- the iorA gene encoding indolepyruvate ferredoxin oxidoreductase subunit alpha: MKQLMQGNSAAARGLYEAGCCVVSSYPGTPSTEITEEAAKFDEIYCEWAPNEKVAMETAFGASLAGVRSFCGMKHVGLNVAADPLFTVSYTGINAGMIICVADDPGMHSSQNEQDSRHYARAAKLPMLEPSDSQESLEFFKRAFDISEEFDSPVIIKMCTRIAHSQSLVETGERVELNARPYVKNIAKYVMMPGNAIKRHPIVEERIKKLQELAENIDINKIDSGRDNSIGIITSSTSYQYVKESCGDLYPVLKLGMIWPLPDEKIKSFAKSVKRLIIVEELDPFIESYCKSLGLECEGKNLFKLEGELSQNIIAEKLNLATNNGLKLDEKIPPRPPVMCAGCPHRGLFYTLNKLNCTVLGDIGCYTLGAVAPLSSMEMTLCMGASISALHGFNKALENSDTKLKTVAVIGDSTFMHSGMTGLANIAYNQSNSLVIILDNSITGMTGHQQNPTTGYNIKGVPAGRIDLESLCRAMGFNRVKVIDPYNLQECESVIREELESNQPSVIISRRPCALLKYVKHKPSLLVNNSKCVGCKSCMKIGCPAIAIKDGKAKIDSTLCVGCGVCQQLCKFDALESQEAE, translated from the coding sequence ATGAAACAGTTAATGCAGGGGAACTCAGCAGCAGCCCGGGGACTTTATGAAGCCGGATGTTGTGTTGTGTCGAGTTATCCCGGCACGCCCAGCACTGAAATAACGGAAGAAGCCGCAAAATTTGACGAGATTTACTGCGAATGGGCACCTAATGAAAAAGTTGCTATGGAGACAGCTTTCGGGGCATCACTGGCAGGAGTCCGGAGTTTTTGCGGAATGAAGCACGTCGGACTCAATGTCGCCGCAGATCCTTTATTTACTGTGTCATATACGGGAATTAATGCAGGCATGATTATTTGTGTAGCTGATGATCCCGGTATGCACTCATCGCAGAACGAACAGGATTCGCGACACTATGCACGAGCTGCAAAATTGCCCATGCTTGAGCCTTCTGACTCACAGGAATCACTAGAATTCTTTAAACGAGCATTTGACATATCAGAAGAATTTGACTCGCCCGTAATTATAAAAATGTGCACTCGTATAGCTCACTCGCAATCTTTAGTCGAAACCGGAGAAAGAGTCGAACTCAACGCGCGCCCATATGTGAAAAATATTGCAAAATATGTAATGATGCCCGGAAATGCAATTAAACGTCATCCCATAGTAGAAGAACGTATTAAAAAATTGCAGGAACTCGCAGAAAATATTGATATAAACAAAATCGACTCCGGCCGTGATAACTCAATCGGGATAATTACTTCGTCAACGAGCTATCAATATGTTAAAGAGTCATGCGGTGATTTGTACCCTGTTTTAAAGCTGGGAATGATTTGGCCGTTACCTGACGAGAAAATAAAATCTTTCGCAAAAAGTGTTAAGCGTTTAATCATAGTTGAAGAGCTTGACCCGTTTATTGAGTCTTATTGTAAGTCGCTCGGACTCGAATGTGAGGGCAAAAATTTATTCAAACTTGAGGGCGAATTAAGTCAAAATATTATCGCTGAAAAGTTAAATCTTGCTACAAATAACGGCCTTAAACTTGACGAGAAAATCCCTCCGCGTCCTCCTGTAATGTGTGCAGGCTGCCCGCATAGAGGATTATTTTACACGCTCAATAAATTAAATTGTACGGTTTTGGGTGATATAGGCTGTTATACACTGGGAGCAGTTGCGCCGCTGTCTTCAATGGAAATGACTCTCTGTATGGGAGCTTCAATAAGCGCACTTCACGGATTTAATAAGGCACTTGAGAATTCAGACACGAAATTAAAAACTGTCGCAGTAATAGGCGATTCAACCTTCATGCATTCGGGAATGACGGGACTCGCAAATATCGCATATAATCAAAGCAATTCACTTGTCATAATTCTTGATAATTCTATAACGGGAATGACAGGACATCAGCAGAATCCTACAACAGGATATAATATTAAAGGTGTCCCGGCCGGGAGAATAGATTTAGAGAGTCTATGCAGGGCAATGGGATTTAACCGCGTAAAAGTAATAGATCCCTACAATTTGCAGGAATGCGAGTCAGTTATTCGTGAAGAGCTAGAATCAAATCAACCCAGTGTAATAATTTCCCGCCGTCCCTGTGCACTATTAAAATATGTCAAGCATAAGCCCTCATTACTCGTAAATAATTCTAAATGTGTCGGCTGTAAATCTTGCATGAAAATAGGCTGTCCTGCAATCGCAATTAAAGACGGTAAGGCAAAAATTGACTCGACTCTCTGTGTAGGCTGCGGAGTGTGTCAGCAATTATGTAAATTCGACGCTTTAGAATCTCAGGAGGCTGAATAA
- a CDS encoding indolepyruvate oxidoreductase subunit beta, whose amino-acid sequence MAAKNIMIVGVGGQGSVLASKLLGHLLTSQNYDVKVSEVHGMSQRGGSVVTYVRYGEKVYSPVIDKGQADFIVSFEMLEAARNLEYLKHDGQIVTSTQETDPMPVLTGAMTYPENLLAKIKSLGVKVDALDCLKLAEMAGSSKAVNLVLLGRLSNYFDDIPVQAWEESINSCVPAKFLELNLKAFNLGRDA is encoded by the coding sequence ATGGCAGCAAAAAATATTATGATAGTCGGAGTCGGAGGTCAGGGCAGTGTCTTAGCTAGTAAATTACTCGGTCATCTGCTGACTTCACAAAATTATGACGTAAAAGTCTCTGAAGTTCACGGAATGAGCCAGCGGGGCGGGAGTGTCGTTACTTATGTGAGATACGGCGAAAAAGTTTATTCACCAGTTATAGACAAAGGCCAAGCTGATTTTATAGTCTCGTTTGAAATGTTAGAGGCAGCAAGAAATTTAGAATATTTAAAGCATGACGGCCAAATTGTAACGTCGACACAAGAGACTGATCCCATGCCGGTTTTGACAGGTGCAATGACTTATCCGGAAAATTTATTAGCAAAAATTAAATCGCTCGGAGTTAAAGTTGACGCGCTTGACTGTTTGAAACTCGCAGAAATGGCCGGGAGCTCAAAAGCTGTAAATCTTGTCTTACTTGGCCGGTTAAGTAATTATTTTGATGATATACCCGTTCAAGCATGGGAAGAGTCAATAAATTCATGTGTTCCTGCTAAATTCTTAGAGCTGAATCTCAAAGCCTTTAATTTAGGTAGAGACGCATAA